GGGTCCATTCCGAATGCCTCACCGGGGATGCCTTGTTTTCCCAGCGCTGTGATTGCGGGGAGCAGCTGAAACGCTCGTTTGAGCTGATCGCCGGGCAGGGCGCGGGCGTTATCCTCTACATGCGCCAGGAAGGCCGGGGTATTGGCCTCGTGAACAAACTGAGGGCTTATCATCTTCAGGATGAGGGCCGGGATACGGTCGAGGCGAATCTGGACCTGGGATTTCCCGTCGATCTGCGTGATTACGGGATCGGGGCCCAGATCCTCAAAGACTTGGGATTAAAAAAGATCAGGCTTCTGACCAACAACCCCAAGAAGATCGTGGGTCTGCAGGGCTACGGGCTCGAAATCGTGGAGCGCGTGCCCATCGAAATACCAGTTCAGGATAAGAACCGGACCTACATGCAGACCAAAAAAGAAAAAATGGGGCACATTCTTAATGATGTGTGATTTTGCTGGCTCCATTTCAAACAAAGTGGACTTTATCCCGGATTCCCAAGAAATCGCCCTTGAATTCTTACCTTTCGTTTCCTGCCTGTATCACGCCGATTGCTCGCCAAACGGGCGGGTATCCGGCGGGAAACGTACAGGAAACCAATCTTCTGAAAACAAGGGGGAATTTATCAGAGTTTTCCCACTGGTTCTGAAAGAGGGGCATTGCCACTCTTCAGGCTTTAAAACAAGGAGTAACAGATGCTGTTTCTAAAATCGCTGCTATTCATAGTCTGGAATATCGCTTTGGGCACCTTGCTGCTGCTCAAGGTCAGATGGTTTTTGTTCAATCGCAGGCAACTGGTGGTCCTGGGCCTGAAGATCCCGCTCACTCCCGGATTCCTGGTGCGCAAGCGTGACTGGCTTTTCAACAAGGTTCGGGACATCCTGCAGGATTACCTGGACCAGGCGGAAAACAAAGCCCGGAAATCCGGATATCTGAATAAATGGGAAGAACAGATCTGGCAGACGGTCTGGGACCAGACCGGCTTCATCGATGATTGGGTGTTTCTGCCCAGAGGTTTCAAGGACAAGATCCACACTGCCGTCGCGTCCGCTGTCAGGGAAGTGGCCTCCAAGATCCTGCGCAAGGCCGTTCCCCACTTCATCGAGCAATGGCGGGTCGAGCACCGGATAGACGAATATGACGACCAGTTCAGCATCGATTTCTTCTACAAGTATTTCCGCCAATATGTCTTCAAACCCCTGTTGCTGGCATTTCTGGCCATCAATTTAATCATTGGCGTCTTGAACATGGCCCTCTTTCTGATCCTGGCCTGATCCCCTTGGCGGCAGAAATTCAGACAGAACCTCCGGCCCTGAACCATGAACACACCTAGGAGCGCAAAAATGGAAGAACAAAGCAACCGGATACCCAGGACCCTGCCAGTGCTGCATATCAACAACGTGGTGATGTTTCCCTACCTGTTGATGCCGCTGGTGGTCACCGATGAGGAATCCAAGCTGGTGATAGACCACGCCCTTTCCCAGGACAAGACCATGGCCTTTTTCCTGGACAAGGATAAAGACAACCCCAATGATCTCGGCTTGTATGAAACTGGCACCTCTGTGTCCATATTGAGGATGCTGAGAAATCAGGATGGTTCGATCAGCCTGCTCTTGCAGGGAACATCGCGCCTGCGCCTGCAGAAGGCGGTGCAGCGCGAACCCTTCGTCATGGTGGACGTGGAAACCATCCCCGAGCAGCATGTGGAGGATACCGAGATCCATGCCCTGCGGACCATCGCCATCGAGCTGATGGAAAAGATCGCCTCGGAAAGCACCATCCTGAACAATGAGATGATCTCCGGCCTGAACAACATCAATCAGGCGGGCAGGGTGGCGGACATCATTGCCGGCAACTTGGACCTCCAGATCGAAGACCGGCAGATCATCCTGGAAACGATCGACCTGAAAAAGCGCTTCAAACACCTCAATAACTGCCTGGCCGAGATGATCAAGCAGATGCGCATCGAAAACCACATCCGCAGCAACATCCAGCTGGAAATGACCGAAGACCAGCGCCGCTACTACCTGCGGGAGCAGATGGACGCGATCCGCAAGGAATTGGGCGAAAGCGACGAGGTGAGCAAAGAGATCCTGAAATGGAAGGAGCTCATCGAAAAGAACAAGCTGCCCGACTATGTCGAGGAAGTGGCCTATGAGGAATTGGGCCGGCTCTCGACCATGCAGCCCGCGGCCAGCGAATATGCCGTGCTGCGCAATTATCTGGACTGGATCGTCAATCTGCCCTGGCGCACCTACAGCAAGGACAGGCTGGACCTGAACCAGATCGATCGCATCCTCACCCACGACCATTACGGCTTGGAAAAGCCCAAGGAACGCGTGATCGAATACATTGCCGTGAAAAAGCTCAAGGGCCGGCTCAAAGGCCCGATCCTCTGTTTCGTGGGGCCTCCCGGCACCGGCAAGACCTCGATCGGCCAATCTGTCGCCCGGGCGCTGAACCGCAAATTCATCCGCATGTCCCTGGGCGGGATCCACGACGAGGCCGAGATCCGCGGCCACCGCAGGACCTATATCGGCGCCATGCCTGGAAAGATCATCATGGAGATCAAGCGCCAGGGCACGGCCAATCCGGTCTTCATGCTGGACGAGATAGACAAATTGGGCCGCGATTTCCGCGGTGACCCGTCTTCCGCCCTCCTGGAAGTGCTCGATCCCGAGCAGAACAACAGCTTCGTGGACAACTACATCAATCTGCCTTTCGACCTCTCCGAAGTGATGTTCATCACCACCGCCAATTCCCTGGAGACCATTCCTCCCGCCCTGCGCGACAGGATGGAGATCATCGAATTCACCAGCTATCTGGAGACGGACAAGATCGAGATCGCCCGCCACTACCTGATCCCCAAGGAAAAAGAAGCCAACGGCCTCTCCCAACAGAAGATCAGGTTCCATAAATCCGCCCTGCAGGAATTGATCCGCTACTATGTGCGGGAAGCGGGAGTGCGCAATCTCCAGCGCAGGATCGGCTCCATCTTCCGCAAGATCGCCCGCGAGGTCGCCTCCGGCCAGTCAAAGGAATACCAGATCAAGGCCTCCAACATCAGCGGCTTTCTCGGCCCCCGCAAATTCACCCTCGAGATCGCCAACCGCAAACCCGAGGTCGGCATCGCCACCGGCCTGGCCTGGACCGCCTATGGCGGCGAGATCCTCTTTTGCGAGACCACCCGCATGCCGGGCAAGGGCGCGATCCTCCTCACCGGGCTTTTGGGCGAGGTGATGAAGGAATCGGCCCGCATCGCCCTCAGCCATCTCAAGGCGAATTACCAAAAATACGGCATCGATCCCCGCGAACTGGAAAAATACGACATCCACATCCATTTCCCCGCCGGAGCGGTACCCAAGGACGGCCCTTCTGCCGGGATCACGCTAACCACGGCTCTGGCCTCGCTGTTCACGGGCAGAAAGGTCAAGCACGATATCGCCATGACGGGTGAAGTGACCCTGACGGGCAAGGTTTTGGGCATCGGCGGCCTGAAAGAGAAGATCCTGGCGGCCAAGCGTGCCGGGATCAACAAACTCATCGTGCCCCGCGAGAACGAGGAAACCCTCAGCGATTTTCCCCGGGACATTCTTGAGGGGATGGAGATAAATTTCGTCGATGACGTGAAGGATGCCCTGGACATGGTGCTGCTGGAAGCCCCGAAAGCCGTCAAGGCGGAACCGGAGCTGAAGCCGAAACGGCCTGATAGCGCGCAGAACTGAGCTCCCATGGACAAATTCCCCAACATCATCATCCTGCTCAATTTGCCCCGGGAGTACATTCCCAAGGCGGAATTTGTCCTGCGCACCTTCTGTTCGGTCCTGCGCCTGCATCCCCAGTTCTATTACGAAAAGCACTT
This portion of the Candidatus Syntrophosphaera sp. genome encodes:
- the lon gene encoding endopeptidase La, with translation MEEQSNRIPRTLPVLHINNVVMFPYLLMPLVVTDEESKLVIDHALSQDKTMAFFLDKDKDNPNDLGLYETGTSVSILRMLRNQDGSISLLLQGTSRLRLQKAVQREPFVMVDVETIPEQHVEDTEIHALRTIAIELMEKIASESTILNNEMISGLNNINQAGRVADIIAGNLDLQIEDRQIILETIDLKKRFKHLNNCLAEMIKQMRIENHIRSNIQLEMTEDQRRYYLREQMDAIRKELGESDEVSKEILKWKELIEKNKLPDYVEEVAYEELGRLSTMQPAASEYAVLRNYLDWIVNLPWRTYSKDRLDLNQIDRILTHDHYGLEKPKERVIEYIAVKKLKGRLKGPILCFVGPPGTGKTSIGQSVARALNRKFIRMSLGGIHDEAEIRGHRRTYIGAMPGKIIMEIKRQGTANPVFMLDEIDKLGRDFRGDPSSALLEVLDPEQNNSFVDNYINLPFDLSEVMFITTANSLETIPPALRDRMEIIEFTSYLETDKIEIARHYLIPKEKEANGLSQQKIRFHKSALQELIRYYVREAGVRNLQRRIGSIFRKIAREVASGQSKEYQIKASNISGFLGPRKFTLEIANRKPEVGIATGLAWTAYGGEILFCETTRMPGKGAILLTGLLGEVMKESARIALSHLKANYQKYGIDPRELEKYDIHIHFPAGAVPKDGPSAGITLTTALASLFTGRKVKHDIAMTGEVTLTGKVLGIGGLKEKILAAKRAGINKLIVPRENEETLSDFPRDILEGMEINFVDDVKDALDMVLLEAPKAVKAEPELKPKRPDSAQN